AGCCCCTGCCTCCGCAGGGGTTTTGATTTCTTAAATCACCCCAAAAAGACCATCAATCAGCCTTCAATGCCTGGCACGATTGAGCGCAGTTGAGCAGTTATCAGGCAGATGAAAACATTTTTCAAAAGGTGGTGACTGAGTTCTGAGCGATTCACCAGTTGCTCACCAGAACTTCGCGGGGTCTACACCAGAGCTGTGTAGTGGGGTTCACCAGAAGGGCTGTGATCTTGAAGGAGTCGAGGGGGCAACACCCCCAAACATTCATTCTTTAGAACCATGACACAAGAACAACTCACAGCTTTCATCGCTAACGCCAAAGGCAACACCAGCCTTCAGGAGAAGTTCAAAGTAGCTGCTGATGCCAATGCTGTTGCGGAGATAGCCAAGGAAGCAGGTTTTAGTATCTCTGCTCAAGACCTAACTCAAGCTCAATCCGAAATTTCAGACGATGAGCTGGAAGACGTGATGGGTGGCGGCTGGGGTGGCTGGGGAGCGTGGGGGTGCAGAGTAGTGGGAAAGAAGAGAACTCTAGCTGGTTAGAGTTGTCAGACTGCTGAACTTACTCACACAAAGCCCCTGCAACCGCAGGGGTTTTTTATTTCTTCAATAGCCTGACTAATCTCACAAATCAGCCTCCAATACTTGATATCATTTAGCACAATAGTTATCAACTAAAGACTCTTCAGCAGATCGTTGCTATGACTGCTGAACAGACCTGATACCCATGTCACTAGAACAACTCAAGGCATTCCTAGAGAAGGTCAAAGGCGACCCCAGCCTTCAGGAGAAGCTAAAAGCAGCTGCCGATTCAGACGCAGTTCTTGCGATTGCGAAAGATGCTGGCTTTAGTATTTCTGCTGATGACGTTCAGAACGAGATTTCTGAGGAGGAGTTAGAAGGCGTGGCTGGTGGTGGTGGGCTGTTTACTGGTGTTGGTCTCTCGGCTTATTCTGTAATTTTCTGTTGTGGCTGTCTGTAACTTTTCCCCCTCGGCTTCAAAACTTACACACTCAAACCCCCTGCTGCCGTAGGGGGTTTTTATTACTTCAACAGTCTGACTAACACCGTAAATCAGCCTTCAATACCTGGCACGATTGAGCGCAATTAGCAGGCTTTTTATTGCCTTGAGGTTTGGGGTACACCTAGAACGACCGGTGCTATGACTGCTGAGAGACCCATACCCTCTTGTGCAATGGCTGCGATTGACGACTTGATGGCTGCTCTTACTAGCAATGCTGAATTACAGCAGGCTATGACGACCGCCACAACTCCAGAAGAGGCAGCAAAAGCTGCCGCTGATGCGGGATACAAAGTAACCACACAGGAGTTGCTGGAAGCCTACAAATCAAAAATGAGTGCGTTGTCCGATGATGAATTGGCGTCGATTTCTGGGGGTAAAGGCGGCGGCCACCCTGCCCCCGTCAGTGGAATTAACACTGATCCGTATAATAACAATCCAGATCCCGTAACTAATAAGCATGGGCCAACCTCCCCTGGTACGATTAGTTCAGCCCCCATATGATGACCCTATGGAAATATTGATCTCGTAATTCACCAAAGCCCTAGTAATAGCAAGGGCTTTTTATTGCTTTAATAGCCTGACTAATCCCACAAATCAGCCTCCAATGCCTGGCACGATTGAGCGCAATTAGCAGGCTTTTTATTGCCTTGAGCTTTGGGGTACACCTAATTAATTATTACTTTTTCTAATCATTTAGTATGTGACTAGGTATATCCAACGGACTCTAATCGTCCGAATTATGAAGTGACTAGCGCCACCCTGTTCTCCGGCAAGTTTGCTGTTGACGGGCTTCCTTATACATCTGTCTCATCAATTATTAAAACTGATACCAAGAGCGTTCAAGGTAAGAAGTCCAGAGCAGCAGCAGGTAAAGCCGCCAACAGTAGTAAGCATCTATCAGCAACCGCAAGAGGGACTGCTGTTCATAGCGCAGTTCGCAACTTCATTCGTACTGGTGAATGTGACCTTGAGCCTTGCTACTTCGATTACTTCTCGGGCATTCAAGACTGGCTCTCACGCTTAGATCTTGAGCCTTATTGGGCAGAGGGTCCAATGCTTGATAAGTATCAGCATCTTCAGCATGGACCATCGGCTGCTGTGTGGTGTGACAAGTACCGCTACATAGGCATCCCAGACCTTGTAGCAAAGATCGGAGGTGTACCTTGTGTTGTGGAGTTCAAAACCTCTGACTATTTATACAGAGATAACTATGACTTCAGGCAGTTCAAGCAGTACTCAGAGTGGGTGCGTCATCACAACGCTGGAATGCAAGTGGCTGCCTATGCCAATGCTTGGAACCAAACAACCGGAGATGATATTCATACAGGAGTAGTCATCAACAGCACGCCAGATACCTGTCAACTATTTATTATTGAAAGAGACACAATTAAGAAAAAGCTAACCGCTTTTCACAAGCTTTGTAAGGAGTACAGAAAGATCCATGGCTAACATCCAACGCACAGACCCGAGTTCTATTTCACTCGGAAGAGCAGTACGCCAAGCCCAGGCCGATGCTGCCATTGCCAAAGCAGAAGTCGAACAACTTAAGAAGGCTCAGCCTTCTAAGCAATCAACACAAGATGCAGAGCTGGCGGGTAGGACCATTCGTGCTCAGCGCAGGCGTGCGAATCAGCTGCTCGCTGACCACAACACCACGCTCGATGAGTTGAATGCCATTGATCCAGCCATCCTTTCAGTGGCGCAAGCCGAGCAACTGCGGCTCAACAAGAACGATTTGCTGATGGCTCAGGAGATGTCACAGCCACAGATGCTTCAGATCAATTCACCTGCAGCGCTTCAGCGTTTCGAGAACTGGCGTAACCACGTTGCCCAGAACCCGCTGCCAATACAGGATTTCGCCAAGAACAATTACGCACCGACGCAGCCCACGCCTTATGACAAGTGGCTTGAGCGGCGGAACTCCTTTGAGGGGCGCAAGCACACGACACAGCGGCTAGCTGCAGAGCAGAAGCGCAGCGAGATGATGCTTCGTTTCCAGCTCAATGCCAACAAGGCACAGCCATCTGGGCAGCAGCTTGGGGTACTCAAAGACCTGAACAACAATCAGTCTGATTGAGTCTGCTGCTCTGGGGTTTCTTCCCTCAGCAGTCCCACCAAAGTGGCTAGCTGTGTCTCAAGCCCCCCACATGTTGCCGTAAGTAAGTGCGCTCGTCATTGACTTGGATGAGGGCATCTTCAAGGGCACAGCAGTATTGATTCAAAAGCGCTGGTCCATCAATGCCAAAGTTTTCGAGCACATCCATCGATAGTTCATCAAAGAACTGATCCAATCCTTCTGGCAGTGGTGTGGATGATTTTGGCGGCCTAGCTGAGGTCATTATTCTTTATTCGTCTTTACTTATTCTACAAGCAATTAGATACAATTGCGAGGTTGATGGTTATAGTCCTGGCGATTATTCAAATCGTTTAAAGTACATAAAGTTATCAATAAATCTATGTCCGGAGATAAAATCTTTAGCGATGAGCAGCTGGATGCACTCAAGAGCTTTTACGTCAACTCCATTACTGGCTCTTTGTCAGTGAATCAGCTGCTGCAATTGGCAGGGCAGACACTACTTGCTAACTACTCAGACCTTGGTGGATATGACTTGAAGGACAGAATTATCTCCGAAACGAATTTGAAGACTTGGGAGTCTTTAGTAGAACAACTGAAAGCTATTGAGCTTAAGAGCGAAGCTGAATCGGCTGCAAGCTGAGCGCTTACTTGTCTTCCATGCTGTTGATAAGAGAAGTTCTCAAACCGAGTGAGGTATTAACTCTTGCCCTCCTCTTTCTTTATGCCTTCATTTATTTACTTGCCAATAAATCTCCGGAAGGGGCAGTGTGTTCCGGATTTCTTATCGATGGGGGAAAGGGCAGTGGATTCACCCCAATTGGAGCGCCTCCATCAACACCCTTCAATTTGGCTTCAGTCAACTCTTCCTTGAGTTCAGGTGACTGCTTCTCTTGCTTGGGGTCTTCCATGGCATTGCTTCAAGGTTCACCAACAGCGTTGAGGTAAAAGGAGATGTGATTGGACTCACCTCTCTATTCCTATGCCCTCGTGAACCGTAATTCCGGACATTGGGGGAACTTGTTCTAACTCGTAACCAACGACCATAGCTCCTCCATCAACACCTTTTAACTCCTCTTCACTCAACTGTTCTTTGAGTTCAGGTGACTTT
Above is a window of Synechococcus sp. BIOS-E4-1 DNA encoding:
- a CDS encoding Nif11-like leader peptide family natural product precursor — protein: MSLEQLKAFLEKVKGDPSLQEKLKAAADSDAVLAIAKDAGFSISADDVQNEISEEELEGVAGGGGLFTGVGLSAYSVIFCCGCL
- a CDS encoding Nif11-like leader peptide family RiPP precursor; amino-acid sequence: MAAIDDLMAALTSNAELQQAMTTATTPEEAAKAAADAGYKVTTQELLEAYKSKMSALSDDELASISGGKGGGHPAPVSGINTDPYNNNPDPVTNKHGPTSPGTISSAPI
- a CDS encoding Nif11-like leader peptide family natural product precursor, whose amino-acid sequence is MTQEQLTAFIANAKGNTSLQEKFKVAADANAVAEIAKEAGFSISAQDLTQAQSEISDDELEDVMGGGWGGWGAWGCRVVGKKRTLAG